The nucleotide sequence GGCCGAAATTCATCGTTTTTGCCGAACTTACTTTGCCCCGCGATCCGATAGATCCGGTCCCGATCTGGATGGAACGTATCATAGCTCAGTTCAAAGCGGGTGATGAGGTAAATGACCAGACAGGCCGTAACGCCCAGCGTAAGACCGGCGAGGTTGATGAGCGTACTAACTTTATGCTTTGTCAGATTACGCAGCGCGATTTTCAGATAATTGCGGATCATTTCCGGGCTTAGGAAAAAGGGTTGAGTATACTCCGTTTCGTTACGCTTGAGGACATAAGGCCGCACAAAGCCCAGCACATCCCGCCAGTAGCGCCAGCGGGCCCGTCGCTGACCGATGCGTTCGACCTGGTAGGCAAACTCCTCATGCAGATCGCCCTGCAGGGTTTCCAGCAGGTGGGGAGCGCAGAACCATGCCAGCAGTCGGTCGGCCAGTTGCGGAGGGGTAGGGGGCCTGGGGTTCATAAATTGAAAGCGAGTTTGGGCGCAGCAGGCACGTTATCCCATAACTGAGCGCGCATTTCCTTAATGTCGTGCAGCGTCCGGTAGCCGTAGGCCGTTACGGTGAACAGCAGCTTCCGGCGACCACCCCGCTCCGGTGTAGGGTCGCCCAGCCGCGACGCGACCATGCCTTTTTCCTGCAACCGGTGCAGGGCTGCATGTACCTGGTTGAGTCGCACGGACCGGTCGGTTTCTTCATTCAGCTTGTGGGTGATTCCCACGCCATACGCTTCACCGTCCATACCGGCAACCAGCAGCAGGACAATCTCTTCAAACTCGCCTAAGTAGGTTCGTTTCATCGCTCTGTATTAAATCTATTTTTGCTGAGCAAATAAGTTGCCAGTTGCAAAAAATAGCCTCTGGAGTCAGAATTGAGCCTTTCTCCGGAGAGCAGTTATTAGCGAATGTCCGCTACCGGACAGGGGCTGTACGCTTCAGGACAGGCACACTGCGTAGATGAGAGCCGCTGAACCGTAAAAAAAGCGCCAGGTCGGGGACAAGGCGCTTTTAAGAGGAGGGGGCTTTTATTCGGTTCGCAAACTCCGGACGGGGTCCATCAGGGCTGCCTTGATACTTTGAAAGCTGATTGTTAGCAGGGCGATTACCGTTGCCAGCATACCCGCCCCGGCGAATATCCACCATTCAATGTCAATCTTGTAGGCGAAGTCGGCCAGCCACCGATTCATGGCATACCAGGCAAGCGGTGAGGCAATCAGAATAGCGATCAGCACCAGTTTCAGAAAATCAGCCGATAGCAACGTAACGATACTCGGAACGCTCGCGCCGAGCACTTTCCGGACGCCAATTTCTTTGGTGCGCTGCTCCGCCGTGAACGCAGCCAGTCCGAACAAACCCAGGCAGGAAATAAAGATGGCTAAGAAGGCAAAGTAATTCGCCAGCGTACCGACCACAATCTCGCTCCGGTACAGCTTCTGAAACTCCTGATCCGCGAACTTGTACGAGAACGGAAACTTCGGGTTAAGCTGTCGCCATAGCGTTTCTACGCTCGCCAGGGCTTCGCGGCTTTGGCCCGGTTGTGTGCGGATAATGATATTCTTACGTTCCGGATCGGGGCTTAGTTTAATAATCAGCGGTTCGATCGGAATGTGCAGCGAGGTCATGTGATAATCCTCGATCAGCCCGATAATGGTGCCCTGTTTACCCCATAACGTCAACGGTTTACCGATGGGATCTACGTAACCAATCCGCCGGGCGGCCGTTTCGTTGATGAGGTAGCTAACCGAATCCAGGCCGTATGCTTTCGAGAAGTCGCGCCCTTTCAGATTCAGTTTTAACGTTTTGGTGAAGTCATAATCCACGGTCGAAAACTGAAACTCGATACTGACGTCGGGGCCTTTGCCCGGCCACTGCACGTTGCCGGTGCTGCCAAAGGTGTTGGTCGGCGTACCATCCATATACGTCATGGACTGAATGCCCGGCGATTTCAGTAGTTCCTGCTTAAAGGTGCTGTATTTGTCTACCAGATTCCCTTCGGCCGAGAGATAGATCAAGTTTTCCCGATCATAGCCCAGGTTCTTGGTCTGGATGAAATTAATCTGCCGGTAAACCACGATGGTGCCGATAATGAGCAGCATCGATAGTACGAACTGAAACACGACCAGCCCCTGCCGGAACAGCCGCGCACCCGAGCCAAACCGGAGGCTACCTTTCAGAACGCGAATCGGGTTGAGCGACGACAGAAACAGAGCCGGGTAGCTTCCGGCAATCAGTCCGGTTAGGAGTGCCATGCCCAGCAGCGTCGCCCAGAACGAAGGGCTGGCATAACGGAACGTAATGTGTTTTTCGGTCAGGGTATTGAAGACGGGCAGCAGGAGCCAGACGATACCCAGTGCCAGGACTAACGCCAGGAACGTAAGCAATAGGGCCTCGCCCACAAACTGGCCAATCAGCAGGCTCCGTACGGCCCCGATCACCTTCCGGACGCCGACCTCCCGCGCCCGCCTGACCGACCGGGCCGTGGCCAGATTCATGAAGTTAATGCAGGCAATCAGCAGAATGAACACGGCCACGATACCAAACAGCCGCACGTATTCGATGCGGCCACCGTCCTGATAACCGTCCTTGAAGTTGGAATACAGATACCCTTCGGGAAACGGTTGCAGAAACAGCTCAATCTTGAAAGGGCTTTCTTTCATACGGGGATTCACTTCCTTCAGAAAGTGCTTCAGTTTGGCTTCGAGTCGGTCCGCGTCCGGGAGGTCGCCGTTGCGGGCCTGGTGCAGTTGAATGAACGTGCGGGGCGCGTTGCTTCCCCAGTCTTTAAGCCATTCGTTCCGCCTGATGAAATCCTGCCAGCTCAGCAGATAATCGTATTTCTCCGAACTGTTGTCCGGCAGATTCTCGAAAACGGCCGTAACCTGATAATCGGTCTGGTTATCCAGCCGGATGCTTTTTCCGATGGCGGCCTGCGGACTACCAAAATAGTTCTCAGCCAGTTTGCGGGAAATTGCCAGGTTAGCCGGGGCATTCAACGCCGTTTCAGGACGCCCTTCCAGCAGCGGCACCGTAAACATGCTGAACCAGTCAGCTCCGGCAAACCGCCCTTTCTCCCTGTTGAATTTTTCCCCTACGGTAAAGGTGCGCTGATCTTCCCACGAAAAGCCCGCGGCATATTCAATTTCCGGAAACTTCTTTTTAAGCTCATCCGACAGTAGCCCTGGTGTGCTGGGCGCGGCTACTACCTTCCCATCGTAGAGCTGACGCTCCATGACGTTGTACAATCGGGTGCCATTGGCGTGGTAGGCATCGACGCTGAACTCGTCCTGAATCCAGAGAAAGATGAGCAGGCTACAAACCATGCCCAGGGCCAGCCCCAGGATGTTAATAGCCGAGAACGTTTTGTTGTGGGCGATGTTCCGCCAGGCAATTTTGAGATAGTTACGTATCATGGCAGGGTGTAACGAAATAGGTGATGTGTATTCGTCGGATTGATGAACCGTCCGCTGACGTTTGAGGGCAAATGGCCGGATAAACCCCAGAACCTCCCAGATATACTGCCGCCGGGCGCTGCGTTCGCCGACCAGCGCGACCCGTCGCGTAAAGCGCTCATACAGGTCGCCCTGCACTTCTTCCAGCAGGTGGGGAGCGCAGAACCATGCCAGCAGGCGGTCGGCCCAGCGCGGTGGTGATCCGGCATTTTGGCGAGGGGCGGGGGGCTTGGGGTTCATAGGCTGATAGCTGGTAAGGTTTGCGGAGCAATAGAATTCCATAACTGCTCACGTACGGCCCGGATGTCGTGCAGCGTCCGGCTACCCAGCACCGTTACGGTGAACAGGCGTTTCCGCCGACCGCCCCGTTCGGCCGTGGCTTCGCCCATTTGGGATACCAGCATGCCTTTCTCCTGCAGACGGTGCAGCGCTGCATGTACGGCGCTGATGCTAACCGAGCGTCCGGTCTGCTTATCCAGTTCGTCGGTAATGGCTACTCCATACGCGCCACTGCCCAGCACGGCGACGGTTAGCAAAACGATTTCTTCAAACTCACCCAGGTACGTCCGTTTCATTCGTCTTCGTTAGTTCAATATTTGTAGAACAAATGGTTTGCCAATTTCGAAAATTGGCTTAAACGGCTGATTTGGGGCTTATTGAGACATTTGCCCTGTCCGGAATCGTACACCGCCTGTCCGCAGCCGAACAAACCGTTCGAAAACGGGTCAATACAATCCGCGCTTACCCGTAATTTCGCGGGCACATCTGCCAGCTATGGCGTCAATAGTTTACTGAATCAATATGGCTCTCAAAACGCTCGTTAAAATCTCCAACGTAACCAACCTCAGCGATGCCCGCTACTGCGCCGGTATGGGCGTCGATATGCTTGGCTTTTCGATGGACACCAACTCGCCTGATTACGTCGAACCGAAAAAATTTAATGAAATCAAGGCTTGGGTGGCTGGCGTGCAGATTGTCGGCGAAACCACGGCTACGGACCCCGACGTAATCGAGCAACTGATTGAGACGTACCAGCCGGACCTGCTGCAGGTAGACGAAGCGGCTCTGCTGCCGTATCTGGGCACGTTTGGCCTGCCCATTATTCTGCGGGCCGATCTGTCGCAGCTTACCCTTGACCAGCTCGATACGCTGCTCCTGACCGGCTCATCGGGTGCTGAATATATTCTGCTGGAAAGCAATAGCCCCATTCATCTCGATGATGTGTTGAAAACGGCCCTGCAGCGACTGGCAGCTCGTTATCCAATTCTGCTGGGAACGGGCGTATCGGTCAATAACGTCCATACGCTGCTGGCCGACCTGTCGGTTCGGGGTATTGCGCTGACCGGGGGCGACGAAGAGCGACCCGGGAACAAGGAGTTTGGCGAATTGATGGATATTCTGGAAGCAATCGAAGAAGAATAGCCTGTTTTGACGTTACAAGCTGGTTGGGCGTATATATTTGCGCTACTATGTATAACCTACTATCATTGAAAACATACTTCCATCAATAGCCGCGTCCATCCGTCCGATTCTCGTTTCCTCTGACCCGGCTACCTAGTACGTTTACATCGGTTTTAGACCCAAAAAGCCATGAACAAACGATTAGAGCGCATCTCCGACGAGGCTATGGTCGGGGGCGTCGCGGCCGGACTGGCCCACTATTTTGGATGGAATCGCACACTGGTGCGCCTGATATTCCTGATTGGTATTCCGCTTCCTGGCTTTCCAGCCTTGCTGATTTACATTATCTTGTGGATCGCAATGCCGAAGCAGCCGCTCGGAGCATCGGTCAATCAGTTAACCGTTTATGCAAATCCTGTTTTTTCCATGAATCCCTACAACCCCAACCAGCCCGCATCTCCCGACCGTAGTGTCATTGGCGGGGCCATTCTGATCCTGCTCGGCATTTTGTTCCTGATCAACCGCTACTTCGACATTGACTTTGGCGATCTGTGGCCGTTTATTCTGATTGCCGTCGGTCTGTGGCTGATTTTCAAAGATCGGATCAAAACCCCCTACGACCCGAACAGCAATAACCCCAACCATCCTAACGATACGCTCTGATCATGCAACGCCGAAACGGACTATTCTGGGGAATTTTTCTGCTGACGTTTGGCGTGCTGTTCCTGGCCCGTCGGGCGGGATGGCTGGATGTGGACTGGCATGCGCTCGTGAATCTGTGGCCCATCCTGTTGATTCTGGCCGGGGTGAACCTGATCCTCGAACGACGCGGTAACCCGGCGGCCTTCGTTACGACGGTGATGCTGGCGGTGGCGGTTCCTGCTACTCTATTTGGGTTTTTCGCCCACGATCGGGACCGCGATGGATTCCACATGCGCTGGAATCACGACAACGATGACGACAATGGCCGGGATTCCGATGATGAGGATGACGACAACGAAGCGGATTATCGCTCCGAGCGCGATCGGCGGAGTGGGGAAAAAGTGCAGACCAGTACGTTTTCTGAGTCGATGGACGCCGACACGCAGGAGGCTGTTCTGAAACTGGCGGGCGGAGCAGGCCGGTTTATCATCAGCGATCCAACGTCTGAGTTGATCAAGGCAGAAACGAAACAGACCGTCGGAACGTATTCCATGTCTGTCGACCGCGACCAGACCACCCATGTGCCAACCATCGAACTGAAGCCAACGGACGAGCATCAGGAAATTGACCTGAATGATGGTAAGTTCGAAAATCGGGTAGACGTACACCTGAACGCCAAACCCGTCTGGACAATGGATATCGCGCTGGGTGCTGGTCAGGGCGATCTGGACCTGAGCGCTTACGCCGTAAAAAATCTGAAACTTGCCGCTGGTGCCGCCGATCTTGACCTGAAACTGGGCGCAAAAACCGACCAGTCGGACGTAAAACTCGACGTAGGGGCGGCTTCCGTTACGGTACGCGTTCCGAAAGAGGTGGGCTGCCGGATTAAAAAAGACGGTGCCCTGAACCTGCAGCAACTGGACGATTTTACGGAAGTCGGCGGGGGCGAGTTTGTCAGCCCCGGCTACGATGGAGCCGCCAAAAAGATGACCATTCGCTTCGACGGCGGCATCTCGCGCTTCAAAGTCGTCCGCTACTAACGCAGGGTGAAGCCGCCCGTGATGTCCTGAAGGGCGAACCTAAAAGTCCACAGCATAAAAAGCAGCAGCCCGATAACCTCATTTGAGTTATCGGGCCGCTGCTTTTTATTGGCGCATCTTTCGGGGATATGAACTAGACAATTGCAGCCTGCTCAACTCATAGAGAAACTAATGAAGCACTACTGTATCGGCGCCTTGTTGGAGGTCAACCTGCGTGGTTATTGTTCTTCGTCCCATCAGCAATACCAGCAGGGCAAGGGTTGCTGAGCCAGCCATACCCACCACCATCGGAATGGCCGAAGGAACTTCAAAAAGGCTTATAATTACCGAGATCAACGTACCCATGCCCATTTGTAGGGCACCCATCAATGCCGACGCGCTACCAGCATTTTTGGAAAAAGGAGCCAGCGATAACGCTGAGGCATTTGGGTTGGTAAAACCGATGCAGCAAAGGAACAGGAACAGAAAAACAAGGGTAATCGGAAGCGTCAGCCAGCCATTTATGGCTACTGTCAGAAACGTCAGGGCAACAATGACCTGACAAACCAGAGCCACGTTGACAATTTGATCGCTCCTGTAAGTTCGCAGCAGCAGGGTGTTTACCTGACTGGATCCAATAAAGCCAACCGAAAGAAATGCGAATATCCAGCCATATACTTTTTCGTCGGTATGGAATACTTCCATAAACAGAATCGGTGAGCCGGAAACATAGGCAAACAGACCTGAAAAGGCGATGGCCCCGGTGAAAGCATAGGTATAAAACTGGGGTTCGCGCAATACGCTCCAGAAATTAAGTAGAATCGGTTTCGGTTTTAGCGAAATCGACGGGTCGGGTTTATAACGGGCAGGCAACCAGAAGAAAACGGCGGCCAAAATAGCAACGCCCATCCCGGTGAGAATAATAAATACAGCCTGCCAGCCGAAGGCAGCGGTCACATACCCACCAACCGTTGGGGCGATCATCGGCGAAGCGCCTACGACGAGCAGTAACAGTGAGAACACCTTCGCATTGTCCTTCACCGGAAACAGATCGCGCACCATTGCTACCGAGGCCACCGCTGCCGCGCAACTTCCGATGGCCTGTATGACACGCATGACGATCAGGCCGTCGATACTGTCTGTAAAAGCGCAGCCTGCTGATGCCAGGATGTACACAATCAGCCCGATGTACAATGGTTTTTTCCGCCCAAACCGGTCGAGCAAGGGCCCGTAAAGAAGCTGCCCCACCGAGATTCCGATGAAAAAGCCGGACAGAGAAAGAGAGACTTTTGCCGCGGTGGTGTGCAGATCGTTGGCAATGGCTGGGAAGCCCGGCAGATACATGTCAATGGAAAACGGCCCCAGAGCAGTTAAACTACCCAGAATCAAAATAAGAAAGAAATACGTCTTTTTGGACATCAGGAGTTAATCTGGTGAATGCTAGTAAGGATTAAATGGGAAGAAAAGACATAACAGCCAGATGGAAAGGCATACTAGTCCGCCCAATTCATACTTGCTATTTATACACAGCCCCAATCGTTAAGGTTCGATTGTCCTGACAACCTTTGCCGAAATAGCCGTATGACTAAGTAGATTCATAATTTTCCAATAGATTGCCACATGGACAGTTCTTCGCTGAACCGGTTGTTGATGACCGCGCATTGACCACCAAATTACATGGCTGGACGGCTTCATAGGATTTGCGACCGGAATCTGATTCGCAATGACGGCTTATTTACGGTACTGCTCTTCACTCACCTTTTCCAGCCAATCGACTACTTTTCCATTCAGATTTTCCTGAATGGCAATGTGGGTCATGCCGGTCGTGGGGGTGGCACCGTGCCAATGCTTTTCGTTGGGCTCAAACCAAACGACGTCACCCGGATGAATTTCCTCAATCGGACCACCGTCGCGCTGTACCCAGCCGCAACCGGCGGTAACGATCAGCGTCTGGCCCAGCGGATGGGTGTGCCAGGCCGTTCGGGCACCAGGTTCGAAGGTGACACTCGCTGCGGCTGCTCGTCTGGCGTCATTAGCCGCAAATAACGAATCAATGCGCACGGCGCCCGTAAACCAGTCTTCCGGCCCCTTGCCGGATGGCTGCGTACCAATTCTGGTTATTTCCATGTGAACTCCGTTTCGTTTAATGGATTGAACCACTCTACTCGTTGTTACAGTGTTTTGACAGTCCTAGCCGGAACGCCAGCTACGACGGTGTTGGGCACCACATCCCGACTAACGACTGCACCGGCAGCCACGATAGCGTTTTCACCCACCGTAACACCCGGCAGAATGGTAGCTCCGGCGCCAATCCAGGCGTTACGTTTAATAACAATCGGCCGGGGCAGAACCGTCTTACGGTCGGCGGGGTCTAACGGATGATTTTCGGACGTCAGGTTGACGCTTGGGCCAATCTGGACATCATCTTCAATCGTGATACCACCGATGTCCAGAAACGAACAATTGTGATTGATAAAGATATTTTTGCCTAGGCTGATGAACCGGCCAAAGTTGGTGTAGAAAGGCGGGAACACCGTTGTGGATGCGTCCACTTCCGTTCCGATGATGTCACTCAAGCGGTCGCGCACCAGGTCAACGTTGGTGGCCGTGGCATTCATCTCGACGCATAACCGGATAGTGCGCGAGACAACTTCACCAAACCGAGCGTACTCAGAGTCGTCCTTTCGGAGCGGCTCACCCGCCCGCATCCGCTGGAAGATATCGTTACTAGCTTGTTCGTTACTCATATTCCTCTCTTATCAGATATAGCCCTGCCCATAACGCCTGTTAAACCTTGTATAGCAGCTTATCAGGCGTAATGGGCAGGGCTATTCGTGATGTCACGTTTACCGCTCCAGTTCAAAAGTGACCGTAACGCTTCCCG is from Spirosoma taeanense and encodes:
- a CDS encoding DapH/DapD/GlmU-related protein, with product MSNEQASNDIFQRMRAGEPLRKDDSEYARFGEVVSRTIRLCVEMNATATNVDLVRDRLSDIIGTEVDASTTVFPPFYTNFGRFISLGKNIFINHNCSFLDIGGITIEDDVQIGPSVNLTSENHPLDPADRKTVLPRPIVIKRNAWIGAGATILPGVTVGENAIVAAGAVVSRDVVPNTVVAGVPARTVKTL
- a CDS encoding LiaI-LiaF-like domain-containing protein, which produces MQRRNGLFWGIFLLTFGVLFLARRAGWLDVDWHALVNLWPILLILAGVNLILERRGNPAAFVTTVMLAVAVPATLFGFFAHDRDRDGFHMRWNHDNDDDNGRDSDDEDDDNEADYRSERDRRSGEKVQTSTFSESMDADTQEAVLKLAGGAGRFIISDPTSELIKAETKQTVGTYSMSVDRDQTTHVPTIELKPTDEHQEIDLNDGKFENRVDVHLNAKPVWTMDIALGAGQGDLDLSAYAVKNLKLAAGAADLDLKLGAKTDQSDVKLDVGAASVTVRVPKEVGCRIKKDGALNLQQLDDFTEVGGGEFVSPGYDGAAKKMTIRFDGGISRFKVVRY
- a CDS encoding PadR family transcriptional regulator; the protein is MKRTYLGEFEEIVLLTVAVLGSGAYGVAITDELDKQTGRSVSISAVHAALHRLQEKGMLVSQMGEATAERGGRRKRLFTVTVLGSRTLHDIRAVREQLWNSIAPQTLPAISL
- a CDS encoding (R)-mandelonitrile lyase, translating into MEITRIGTQPSGKGPEDWFTGAVRIDSLFAANDARRAAAASVTFEPGARTAWHTHPLGQTLIVTAGCGWVQRDGGPIEEIHPGDVVWFEPNEKHWHGATPTTGMTHIAIQENLNGKVVDWLEKVSEEQYRK
- a CDS encoding multidrug effflux MFS transporter — its product is MSKKTYFFLILILGSLTALGPFSIDMYLPGFPAIANDLHTTAAKVSLSLSGFFIGISVGQLLYGPLLDRFGRKKPLYIGLIVYILASAGCAFTDSIDGLIVMRVIQAIGSCAAAVASVAMVRDLFPVKDNAKVFSLLLLVVGASPMIAPTVGGYVTAAFGWQAVFIILTGMGVAILAAVFFWLPARYKPDPSISLKPKPILLNFWSVLREPQFYTYAFTGAIAFSGLFAYVSGSPILFMEVFHTDEKVYGWIFAFLSVGFIGSSQVNTLLLRTYRSDQIVNVALVCQVIVALTFLTVAINGWLTLPITLVFLFLFLCCIGFTNPNASALSLAPFSKNAGSASALMGALQMGMGTLISVIISLFEVPSAIPMVVGMAGSATLALLVLLMGRRTITTQVDLQQGADTVVLH
- a CDS encoding ABC transporter permease, which gives rise to MNPKPPAPRQNAGSPPRWADRLLAWFCAPHLLEEVQGDLYERFTRRVALVGERSARRQYIWEVLGFIRPFALKRQRTVHQSDEYTSPISLHPAMIRNYLKIAWRNIAHNKTFSAINILGLALGMVCSLLIFLWIQDEFSVDAYHANGTRLYNVMERQLYDGKVVAAPSTPGLLSDELKKKFPEIEYAAGFSWEDQRTFTVGEKFNREKGRFAGADWFSMFTVPLLEGRPETALNAPANLAISRKLAENYFGSPQAAIGKSIRLDNQTDYQVTAVFENLPDNSSEKYDYLLSWQDFIRRNEWLKDWGSNAPRTFIQLHQARNGDLPDADRLEAKLKHFLKEVNPRMKESPFKIELFLQPFPEGYLYSNFKDGYQDGGRIEYVRLFGIVAVFILLIACINFMNLATARSVRRAREVGVRKVIGAVRSLLIGQFVGEALLLTFLALVLALGIVWLLLPVFNTLTEKHITFRYASPSFWATLLGMALLTGLIAGSYPALFLSSLNPIRVLKGSLRFGSGARLFRQGLVVFQFVLSMLLIIGTIVVYRQINFIQTKNLGYDRENLIYLSAEGNLVDKYSTFKQELLKSPGIQSMTYMDGTPTNTFGSTGNVQWPGKGPDVSIEFQFSTVDYDFTKTLKLNLKGRDFSKAYGLDSVSYLINETAARRIGYVDPIGKPLTLWGKQGTIIGLIEDYHMTSLHIPIEPLIIKLSPDPERKNIIIRTQPGQSREALASVETLWRQLNPKFPFSYKFADQEFQKLYRSEIVVGTLANYFAFLAIFISCLGLFGLAAFTAEQRTKEIGVRKVLGASVPSIVTLLSADFLKLVLIAILIASPLAWYAMNRWLADFAYKIDIEWWIFAGAGMLATVIALLTISFQSIKAALMDPVRSLRTE
- a CDS encoding beta/alpha barrel domain-containing protein, whose translation is MALKTLVKISNVTNLSDARYCAGMGVDMLGFSMDTNSPDYVEPKKFNEIKAWVAGVQIVGETTATDPDVIEQLIETYQPDLLQVDEAALLPYLGTFGLPIILRADLSQLTLDQLDTLLLTGSSGAEYILLESNSPIHLDDVLKTALQRLAARYPILLGTGVSVNNVHTLLADLSVRGIALTGGDEERPGNKEFGELMDILEAIEEE
- a CDS encoding PspC domain-containing protein; this translates as MNKRLERISDEAMVGGVAAGLAHYFGWNRTLVRLIFLIGIPLPGFPALLIYIILWIAMPKQPLGASVNQLTVYANPVFSMNPYNPNQPASPDRSVIGGAILILLGILFLINRYFDIDFGDLWPFILIAVGLWLIFKDRIKTPYDPNSNNPNHPNDTL
- a CDS encoding PadR family transcriptional regulator, translated to MKRTYLGEFEEIVLLLVAGMDGEAYGVGITHKLNEETDRSVRLNQVHAALHRLQEKGMVASRLGDPTPERGGRRKLLFTVTAYGYRTLHDIKEMRAQLWDNVPAAPKLAFNL